The sequence CAGCGGGATGCCGAGGAAGGAGCCGGTGCCCAGGGAGAGCAGGTCGGGGTTGACGATCTGCTTGAGCTGGCTGTCGGCCATGACCAGGGCGATGCCCCGTCCGCCGACGAACAGGGCGAGGGTGGCGACGATCGGCTGGAGTCCGACGAGGGAGACCAGGGTGCCGTTGACCGCTCCGACGAGGGCGCCGGCCAGCAGCGCCATGACGAGTGCGGGGACCAGTCCGTAGCCGAGGTACAGCGGCAGCAGCGCGGCGGCCAGGGCCATGGTCGAGCCGACGGAGAGGTCGACGCCCTCGGTGCCGATGACGAGCGCCATGCCGAGGGCGACGATGACGATCGGGGCGACCTGGACGAGCTGGGTGCGGAGGTTGTCCACCGTCATGAAGTGCTCGGTGAACAGGGCGTTGAAGACGAGGACGACCGCGACGGCGAGGTAGACGCCGTACTCCTGGTACCAGGCGGGGTCGCGCAGCCGGGCCAGTGGCCGGGCTGCGGGGGTGGTGACTGCGGCCTGGGTCATCGGGGGTCCTCCTTGGCGGCCGGCGCCTTGTCCGCGGCTGCCGGTGAGTGGTCGGCGAGTACTTCGAGCAGATGGCTCTCGGCCACCTCGTCGCCCGCCAGTTCACCCGCGACCGCGCCGCCGCGCAGGACGACGATGCGGTCGGCGCCCTCGATCAG is a genomic window of Streptomyces sp. NBC_00708 containing:
- a CDS encoding ABC transporter permease, whose translation is MTQAAVTTPAARPLARLRDPAWYQEYGVYLAVAVVLVFNALFTEHFMTVDNLRTQLVQVAPIVIVALGMALVIGTEGVDLSVGSTMALAAALLPLYLGYGLVPALVMALLAGALVGAVNGTLVSLVGLQPIVATLALFVGGRGIALVMADSQLKQIVNPDLLSLGTGSFLGIPLVVLIAGVLAVAVAFLVTRTTFGRQVVAIGGNRSAAALAGLPVRRVLIGVYVLCGVLAALAGVLATARLTASDPSSLGTLMELSAITAVVVGGTPLNGGSIRVLGTVAGALLMQLLRATLIKHDLPDSTAQIAQAAIIIAAVYVARERRSR